A section of the Amblyomma americanum isolate KBUSLIRL-KWMA chromosome 2, ASM5285725v1, whole genome shotgun sequence genome encodes:
- the LOC144120385 gene encoding uncharacterized protein LOC144120385, whose translation MRLIVDFTRSPLCQLSGYLHRVFAPLVGKGPTFIRNSFDFTEQVRDVVVEDDDIIVSFDVTSLFTSVPVDLAVDVCAAALQDDEKLSERTPLEAQDLSRLLKFCLENTYFVFRDSFYKQVHGTAMGASISVTAANLTMEAIENRALASFHPRPNVFLRYIDDCFCTIKKDALAAFTRHINSMEKAIQITVEEGVGNQLPFLDVLVERVGHNLSFRVFRKSTHTGRYLHFNSVNPACHNRAVAASLIERSRKICSRHQDHASDLVQVRRELTTCGYPRKFQASVERRSVLLENTARNHCQSRAAIPYEWARQLATCSQPSTSDEPQYSSPEEHGQPSSMDATPNGMLKCLCMV comes from the exons ATGCGACtgatagtggattttacccgttCGCCCCTATGCCAGCTGTCGGGCTACCTTCACCGTGTCTTCGCGCCGTTAGTAGGAAAAGGACCGACATTCATACGCAACTCGTTTGACTTCACTGAACAAGTGCGTGACGTCGTGGTGGAGGATGACGACATCATTGTGTCTTTTGACGTTACGTCGCTCTTCACCAGCGTCCCAGTCGATCTAGCGGTAGATGTTTGCGCGGCTGCCCTCCAAGATGACGAGAAGCTCAGCGAAAGAACACCCCTTGAGGCACAGGACCTGTCACGGTTGTTGAAGTTTTGCCTCGAAAACACGTACTTCGTTTTTCGAGATTCGTTCTACAAGCAGGTGCACGGAACTGCTATGGGCGCTTCCATTTCTGTCACGGCCGCCAACCTGACCATGGAAGCCATCGAAAACCGGGCTCTGGCCTCCTTCCATCCACGACCTAATGTGTTCCTGCGGTACATCGACGACTGTTTTTGTACAATCAAGAAGGACGCCCTTGCCGCGTTCACCAGGCACATTAACAGCATGGAAAAGGCCATACAGATCACTGTCGAGGAGGGGGTTGGCAACCAACTACCATTCTTGGACGTGTTAGTGGAGCGAGTGGGCCATAACCTCTCCTTTCGAGTGTTCAGGAAGTCGACCCACACGGGCAGGTACCTACATTTTAACTCAGTGAACCCGGCCTGCCACAACCGTGCTGTTGCGGCTTCACTCATCGAAAGGTCGAGAAAAATTTGCTCACGACATCAAGACCATGCCTCGGACCTGGTGCAAGTGCGCCGTGAGTTGACGACTTGCGGCTACCCCAGGAAATTTCAAGCCTCCGTGGAACGCCGCTCAGTGCTCCTAGAGAACACGGCCCGCAACCATTGCCAATCACGTGCCGCCATCCCCTATGAGTGGGCACGCCAGCTGGCCACCT GTAGCCAGCCAAGCACATCTGATGAGCCTCAGTACTCAAGCCCAGAGGAGCATGGACAGCCAAGTAGCATGGATGCTACGCCAAATGGCATGCTGAAGTGTCTGTGCATGGTCTAG